The genomic interval AAAGCCacccagttgataacaccaCTTTCATTCCTTGCTGAGCCTGTTTCACGGACACACACGTCAAATCCACGTGTGGTTATAGATCTAACCCACATAGTTGATGGAGAGTGAACACGGGAAAACTCTTCGCCATAGCTCAGTGACACGTGAACTTGCACCTTGAGTTACAAAGTGAAACTAAAAAATCATAACTTTGCTTGGGAAGTTTATTACGCTGTTTTTCCGCTGTTCGTGgctttaaaaggttaaattaaaTTCTTGGAAGTAAAGCGTTGGCGGCAAGGACATATGAGCTCTACGTTTTTATTCTGTTGTTATGTTGTTTTCAAATACGCGCAAATCTCGAAACTGAAAGTATGACAAGAATGCAATTCAAACCTGTGAAAAGATTTATACTTTCCTTCATTCATACCTTCTCGGATCCACTAAACGTCTTAGGAAATGCGAAGCTGGAGCAACGAGGCAAACGGCAGTGAAAGGAAGGAGTGCAGCCACTGTTACAGCTCCATTGTTGAAATGTTTGCGAAATGTTAAGCTTACCAGTCTGAAGAGAAGTTCCTTCAAGCACAAAGGAAACAGTGTCATTTATGATGGTGTTTTTCTGCTATGATCTATTTATTCCTTAAAGTCTGAAATGAATGGTACTCTAGGTCATTGCCTAGGATTTTTAGGAAATCGTTCTAAGGCAAGAAATAAacgagagaagaaaaaaattcctgacAGGGTGCATTTTTATTTAGTCTGATATGGGCTCTCAGTCGGTGAAGGCAAGTGAAAATCTGTTCCAGACCTAATTTCTAAGGAAAATAAGCGTCCTTAGTCCTTTCTGGACTACTTCATCGCAAGTAATACATTTAGTTTCGTCATAACATGACCAGATCATGTCATGTCATTTTTGACGTAACGGTCTGATCGAGTAACGCTAAGTTGGCGATCTATGAACTCTAATGAGATAGAGAGAATAATGCGCTAAATaagattttaataaaagtacTCTTTTTTATGACACTTGTGTGGTTGAAAGGCCTTGTCTTCCATTAAATACTTTAAGCCTTTCTGTATGGTTCTAAACAAAAGCTTTTTAATACTAAGGGTAAGCCACTTAACACCGGAATTTGCATTAAGCATCCCACGTGTCCTTATCATTAGACAGTACCTCATTTGCAAACTGCGCGCGCCTTAAGACATTGTAAACAGATcgtccaaaaattaattttaaacacattAAAATTCCACCAAGTTTTGGCAGATTAGCGAGATAATAATTAGGTGtcgaccaacttttttttcccctcGCATCTGTTGTAATTTATAAGCTTAAACTTTATTAGATAACGATAACAAACTTTAAAGATAACAAAGCCTATTTGATACGATTTAAAGACCACGCCGCTTCTTTAAAGTAAGATAACCTCTTTGAGTAGGAACGTTAAgaagtttatatttttgtaaagagcaaataaatatttgataatggaCGTTTCGATGACATGCATGAGAACATTCTCAGCCTTTAAATACCCACATGTGaggataattttatttttgcataaCCTTGGGAGTTAATCCTGAATAGAGTTCATAAGGTTTTAAGCCAACAGAATTACCGAATTGCCGCATGAAAATGATGAATGTGATATGTTAATACAGTTAAATGGGAAAATAGTTAAAGAAAACATGCGAGACACGCGCAGTCGTGATCTCTTTGACTTCTTGCAAGTAAAACAGGGCATAACAGAGATAACGCACAGTTTACTTATGAAGAATTCTCTATGGGAGCAATAGTTCGATTTCTGATCACTAACAAACAACTGAAGTCGAAATTTGTATTAAACAATGCAAGCGTTTTctatctttgtttgttttttagagTTAATGATGTTAATTTAATGAAACGTTATATCGAAGACGCTGACATAATCAACTCCTCATATTTTAGACAGTTTCGCCTCTAACTGCATGGACTTGAAGAATACCTCCATAAAATGAACGTAGCTCGGAAAAAAACACTTTCCTTTTAATTGCTTACGTTTTATACATAGAATGagcaaacattttcaaattgttttcaaattagAACACAGTGTGAAATAGTGGCAACTGATGCAACCGTTGAtgaataatattattttattttgcaaaactaTTATTTTAGTGTGCAAAACTTCCAataattttgaactttgataaaaacaaaaagggaTTTCTAAagtaatgataaaaagaaaagtagcaTCGAGAAATGGGAGAGATTCCAGGGCATATATTGTTACAGCTCGTAGTGTGCACCCGCCTCTCACCCGCTTGATATTCGCTTCAGAATTTACTATAAGAAAAATGACGGTTGTCCATGTTAATAACCAATTGTCTTACCTTTCACCGCAAACAAAGTATTTGCAAGGATGACAAACGGTAAAAAAATCTGATGAAGATTCATTATATATCAAGGACGTCTTGTCGGCACACGAGGTACGCCTATTACTAATTATGTTGGACCCATCGTTTCCTTTTATATGAACACTTTATCCGGCTTATCTACacaaattaaaacatatttttgttacaaaaattaacaATGAATCATGTTTACGCTGCATTCCAAGGTCAGGTTAAATCACTTCGAATTGAAAGGGATGCGCGAAATCAATTCCATAAATTTTATCACGAATCAAGACAACTGCTTATCATCTCTTAAAATACGTGGCTATGGAGATCATATGAGGGAGTGATCCGCAAATCCAAATCATCTGCGTATTGTTTCAACTAAGTTATTCTATTTGAAAGTTTAGTTACTGCATTTCACTTGCGATTAGCTTACGATATCTCATCACTAGTTATTCGAGTTTTGAAGAGTTTTGAAGTggaatacaaaaacaaaagatactTCATGAAATATTCTCTGAAGAAAATATTggaagaagaataaaatttttatggataattttctatttgttttttttcctgaaaaaatgTAGTGCAGgacataaacaaaaattaatctcACAAAACTTTTTATCAAATGATAAAGGTGATGAATGTGTAGGTGGTCTCCATCTGTCGGGTTAGATAAggttttctctaatttttttttactttgtttgaaaacatttttaattcagtGGAAATGATAAATGATGATGTACTTGAACACTTCCCTCCTGTTTCCCATGACCACCCTATAATATATGCAATAACGGCGTAAAGTCTTGCAAGAAAGTCATGCAAGAAAGATTTTGTTAATATGTTTTCGAGTTTTTGATCAGAGATTTGTTTGAGGGATTCCCTCTAAAAGCTTTGGAAGGTCGTCGACACTGTAAACAATTCGCGTTTGACCTTCTTGGTCTCCTATGATGAACATTGGAGAGTCTTGGCCGTCGGTTTCATAACTACTGTACTCTTCGTCATCGTCGACTTCGGTTATTGCGAGTTCTGTATTATCAAAGTCTGAAATGGCAATCTGCGGAACTTCCTTCCCATGGTCCATATCAGAGTCAGTATCCGCCTCCTCTATGTGCAAAGTTGGAATCGTAAATTGCTTTGATGAAACGAAATCAGAGAGGTTTGGATGGTCTTCGGGAAACGTCGTTTTTTCAGGCTCCTCATGTGCATTCACAGCCTCCTGCCAAGTGTCATTTTGTGATTTTACGTTTTGGTCGATGTTGATGTAAACGTTATTCGCAGCTGATGTTGAATCGTGTCCATCTGACGCATTCTGGTGAAAGTAATTTTGCTTGCGACTTATTGGTTTGAAAGGAGCAAATTTCTTTATCTGTGGTATCAAGGGCATTGCACTTTTTCCAAGCCTCCGTAGTTTCTGTTTTCCATGAGACGATACGTTCTCGATCGCGGTACCGGACTTTGTCATATTTCTTTCCGTCTCTTGAGTTTCACTTCCTTCGTCGACGACATTATCACTTGATTTTAGTGGAATATCTTCCGATGGAGGATCGATCAAGTGCAATAATTGTTCAGAAAGTCTTCTTAGACTAGGATCTCTCTTTTCTTTGGGACGGTCGTCAATCTTTGGTGGAAAGGAACACAGGGACGCCCTTTTCCTTGGTGCCTCTGATTCCGCCTGCCTGAGTTTCATCAAAGACATGTCCGTAAGCATCTGTAACTGGTCTCTCTCACGTTCTGCTTGCTGACGTTTTTGAGTCATGGTTGAGATCATCTCTTCTAGTCGCTCTATTTCAAATTGTGCCTCTTCTAACCTGAATTGaaattcttctttctctttttttgcttgaTCCAACGCTTCTCGAGTGTCTTTCATTTCGTTCCTTGTGGTTTCATGATGGTTAGCTAACTCATCCCTCTGTTTTACAACTCCATTTAGTTGTGTCTTCAGGCTTTGTATTGTTCGATCACTTGTAGAAATGTACCGCTGATACTTCTCTTCTAGTTGGTTGATGGAATCTTTCCTTTTTGGAGAAATCAACTCCGGTGCATCGAAATCTTTGCCAACGGATTTCAAGGCTGCGACTAACTCATCCCTCTCGAGAAGGGTATCGTCAAACATAGATCTCAGCTCGTGCATATTTTTCTCACTTTCGTACTTGTAAAGTGTGTACTTCTCTTCAGTAAGGCGCTTCACCTCTTCCGCGATGTAGCGTGCTTGTTCGGCTTCGACTGCTCGATCGTTTGCTTCGTTTAATCGTAACAGAAAGGTCTTCGTCATTAGTTCCACTTctttcaaacactttgtttcCGCCTCTTGGACTTGAGCAAGGATGGAGTCTTTGGCAGCTTCAGCTCTTTTCTGCAAAGCTTTTGCTTTTAACGCTTCCAACTCGGCACTTCGAAGTCgttgtttcagtttttcctgATCATAAGATGCTGGTATGTCAGTATCGTCCCAATCCATTGCAACGTTGCCATCCTCAAATGATTCCACCAtagtatctttgtttttcttgacgatagattttgaattttcatcagCAAAATTCAGCACGTTCAGTGGGTCTGTCGGTGAAGGAAAAATTATAGAGGCATCAGACACCTCCTAGGTCTACATCGATTGCCTATGTATGGGAGATTCATTAACACTATTCCACCAGAGCCCACAAGTGCATGTGAGTGACATGTAGTAAAAGTCAAGGGCAGTGTGGCTGCTAACCTAACATAAAAGTAGTGGTGTACCGACCACCTCCTTACCAATACGTAATAGGAAATTTAAATTGTCTCACCTTCCAAAGAATGGGAAGAACAACTTGGGGTCGAAGATCCAACCTTCTCTGAAAGTGAGTCACGAAGATCTTGAAAGGTTGGGCGAGCCGTAGGTTCCTAAAGTAGCATTAGAAGAGGTACTTTTATCAAGCGTAAAATATGTGGCTCTGGCTCTAATTCTGTTAATGAGACGTTTCATTTGCATAGTTTGGATCCAAAAGTTAACAAGAGGTTCAAGAGTTCCCTGGTCAGTCATGGAAATCACTAAATCGTTTTGCGCAACAGGGTTTTCAATGCGCTTCGATTGTTACTGGACAATATAGCACGATTTTGGATAAGGTATAGTATCGTTGAGCTACAGGGAAGCACATAATTGATTTGGCTTGTCCATTGTTCCAGTTACTATTTGATGTTCAACATACCGCTTGCAAGCACATGGTAATCTTATCAGTGAAACTGGAAACGTTGTCCAATGTTTCGTCCTTCCGTTTGAACTTTAACACCTTATCATCAGACAAAAAGAACACCGAGGTTAACCAATTAAGCATTGAAATTGatcagcatcttatttctcccaacagtatcagccccgaatcaaacattaaggtcatgagagtaaaggaaatgatcacgagGCCAGGCAGCTACTGATTATGGGACAAATTGTCCTTGTAaataccataggaaatgtatagagaaataGTATATCGAATAGCAAACAGATCGGTCActgggtataaagggttaatcagCGGACAAGAAccagttttttttgtatttatgaTGAAGCACTGTTTCTCAGCCTATGCTTGCCTTCAATAGATTTTGCGATATTATCGTGTCATAAACAATGCACGTAAGCCACATGAAGAATTTACGTAGCCTGGCAGCAACTGTAAGCAACATTTTCTGTCGACATCgattattaaaattttagaatttcgTCAAATTTAAAGAAGAGAGGGATTCTTTCACCGaggtaattttcaaaaattctctAATTCCATTTGCGGAGACTTTTCATTTTATGACAGTACAAGTCTGAAGTCTGAGGTCTGAAGCCTGAATTATTGCAAAAAACATCATCTAGTCTGTTCTTAAACAACGCAGTGTGAAAATACTTGCGACGCACCTGCTCTAAATCTGTTATTGGTTGCTGGATCGCTGTAGTGACAGCAAAGATGAATAAACCTGCAAAATATCATGTTAAGTCACTAGAGAACaaacaaaatctgtgaaaatAAAGGCAATTTATACATAAGCCTGCATTTTGGTGACTTATAGTGCAATATGAGTTAACTAACCGTAAGCCCAGACGTCTGACGGAAACGATCCTGTAGACTCCATAACTTCAGGGGCTGGAATGGGGATCTTGTTCTTGTAAACATCGTCCGAGAGTGCTCTCTTGCACCAGGGAGATCTATATTTGcccaaatttatttaatttaattttttttttcaaatttttttttcatctgtctgaaaaatatttcattatcatCTCTTCTATAAGATTTTTCAGGGTTTTCAAATCTTACTAACAACTAACAAGAGTACAAAATGGGGTCACTTAATCGACCCTAAGAGGATCTGCATTTGAGTGACTTTTTGAGTGTTTGTTTtctagttgtttgttttttatttctattcgtttgttgttttctctattGTTTGTTCGATTggttatttctctcttttttttcctattcatgtCTCACTCTGCCTTTGCAAATAGTGACTCACCTTGCACAATGAAAGCCGGATATCTTTATTGTTCCTTTATCGCCTACAAGACAGTTCTTGGGAACCTGACAATGAGGACGaaatcagaaaacaaacaagaaaaataaagcacaTCAATTACAATACCAAAGAGGATAAGCTGAAAAACCAAATAGAAATGCCGAGGTAAGTTTGTCTGGATGTGACATATTAAAAAAACGACGGTTGACGTAGGAATCAACAAAGTCTCATGCTAAATTCCTTCATTGGTTTTCAAAGGAATGAAGCAAAGATTGAGAAAGATAACTGTAAGAAATTCAAATAGGTCTTTCTTTATGCTTTGTTATTTGGCTAACTCTTCTTTCTTTCCCTCATTGCctggttgtttgtttgtttgttttcgacCAAATGTTATTGTGGAAACTATATCGGGAAAACGAATCCCATTGATCTGCACCTGACAAATTACTGTTAGGTGTATGATTCAGTTATAttcccaaaataattttcataagtcttagaagaaaataatttagttCTTTGTTCATCAAAAAAGGTTATTTTTCAGAATCAGGAGGATAGAGCAGCTTGTTAATACAAGATTTACTCTTCATAAAGGTGTTGGTACCGCACAACAGAATTAGTGATTTTTAAACCAGCAACGGACACCTTCATACAACTAATGTACCTTTTTTATCAAACTAAAGTAGATTGTGTTGTTTCAGTGTTAGTTAAAGCAACTTGGAAAATTAGTGGTACTATCTACCACAGTTTTAGTACTAACCAACTCGCCGTGTACTGTACGGCATTCGTGCAGATAGACCATTCCGTTGATCACTTGATTCATGATATGCCCCAATTCCGTGGGATAGGAAAGTAACAGAGAAGAGTTTCTCGTCAGATAGTTTGAAAGGTctcctgaaaataaaataaaaaatgtttaaatacGAAGGCAACTTAGCCACAGTTGCATGTTACATATTATGTCACCGAATGGATAATTAAATTTGAAGCTGTCATTTGAGACCCTTTGGAAGTTTTTAAGAGTGGCGTCGtgaaattgaaggaaaatggTCTTTGACAATTATGTTTTGATCATAAGTACGTTTTTTATAAAGTAGCTCAAGGCATGGCTATTATGGAAGAGGATGTGTTTGTCAATTCATGTGTGGGTTAGCTTAAATTAGAGCTTTGACTGCATTACGAACTCAAAATGCAATCATATAGAGTTATCATATCCTGCATATTACCATTAGACAGATATTCGTGAACCATAAAACTGCGCGGTCCTTTAATTCCCACTCCTTGTAACTTTACTACATTGTCATGGTTAAAGATCCTGCGAAAACAACAGAGGAGGAACAGTAAAAAGTCTGAGCGATTGGTTGTCTTCAAACTTTCCCTGTTCATCATAGTCACTAGTCAAGCAATCAGACATTCACTCCGCTAATCTAGATGTCTTTAGCCAGTCTTTTACTTAATCCAAAGCCTTTTAAGTGTGTTTAGCAGACCTTTCAAATAATAAATACTCAAGAGGTGAGTTTCCACGCAAGAAACCTTTCTCAACCGTCAGTGTGTTTAGAAGAGcatgatctttttttttactcacatCATTAGTCTGGCCTGGTTACTAAACTTCTCCTTTAATATATCAGAACTTCCTTCCGGTAAAACGTGGATCAAGGCATCCTTGCTGTGAAATTTTCCATAGCTGACATTCTACAGAAAAGCAATGCATTTTGGATCATTCTA from Pocillopora verrucosa isolate sample1 chromosome 14, ASM3666991v2, whole genome shotgun sequence carries:
- the LOC131797518 gene encoding uncharacterized protein, with product MESSKERARFCGNILVRKTKRKSFLAKSLFEGVFGVLSDNLLEYYRSSAQWTKGEKPDFFLELLHIQSVEEVDDDAFSQALCFQVTYHCRTKKDNSNTRTLYLSAYDVEELESWLSSLRSACLDNPVCLTQYHSGRFTGKGWSCCRATSFRGSAGCKPSTIYGIPAAKKHKLSPAINFHGFGVVALETHFSDMPGSLPFNAGDHLTVSGASGSVEWKAFSTTSTSGYGYIPINLVKLKDLDEEPWFFGEIPTSIATAILRDQVPGCFILRSSGLGTKTILSFRMDRTVKHIEVLLDEATQKYRVKDESDAVCYANFLQFDSIQQLLDQCKQHPTLGITLEKYPTIKNADEIWRVDWGEIETGGEFNADLPWNVSYGKFHSKDALIHVLPEGSSDILKEKFSNQARLMMIFNHDNVVKLQGVGIKGPRSFMVHEYLSNGDLSNYLTRNSSLLLSYPTELGHIMNQVINGMVYLHECRTVHGELVPKNCLVGDKGTIKISGFHCARSPWCKRALSDDVYKNKIPIPAPEVMESTGSFPSDVWAYGLFIFAVTTAIQQPITDLEQVLKFKRKDETLDNVSSFTDKITMCLQAEPTARPTFQDLRDSLSEKVGSSTPSCSSHSLEDPLNVLNFADENSKSIVKKNKDTMVESFEDGNVAMDWDDTDIPASYDQEKLKQRLRSAELEALKAKALQKRAEAAKDSILAQVQEAETKCLKEVELMTKTFLLRLNEANDRAVEAEQARYIAEEVKRLTEEKYTLYKYESEKNMHELRSMFDDTLLERDELVAALKSVGKDFDAPELISPKRKDSINQLEEKYQRYISTSDRTIQSLKTQLNGVVKQRDELANHHETTRNEMKDTREALDQAKKEKEEFQFRLEEAQFEIERLEEMISTMTQKRQQAERERDQLQMLTDMSLMKLRQAESEAPRKRASLCSFPPKIDDRPKEKRDPSLRRLSEQLLHLIDPPSEDIPLKSSDNVVDEGSETQETERNMTKSGTAIENVSSHGKQKLRRLGKSAMPLIPQIKKFAPFKPISRKQNYFHQNASDGHDSTSAANNVYINIDQNVKSQNDTWQEAVNAHEEPEKTTFPEDHPNLSDFVSSKQFTIPTLHIEEADTDSDMDHGKEVPQIAISDFDNTELAITEVDDDEEYSSYETDGQDSPMFIIGDQEGQTRIVYSVDDLPKLLEGIPQTNL